One genomic window of Puniceibacterium sp. IMCC21224 includes the following:
- a CDS encoding AMP-binding protein — MSDALPDNRISYGARLRQLAAMRGGAEAVRFLPAGGDAVSLSWAALDLLVDRYARGLMARGVGQGDVVAFALGNVPAHLALALAVWRVGATTMVLDSGMNPATVAAMKARSGARLVIGATPGAGDLDIEAFEAESAALPETPVPDRTACPGKIVLSGGSTGLPKMMADDLPFVRTPGASWGRIAPRLGFRCDQTQLVCGAMSHNAPFTWAQNGLFEGNRLVLMERFDAARALRAIDTHRVGFAMLVPTMMVRMLDALPGSGATLNSLHALYHTGAPCASWLKQAWIDVLGPDRVTEMYGSGENTGQTTITGAEWLTHRGSVGRGFETAIRIYGPEGAPQPAGAAGEIFMRPDDLGGRARYRGPDAPEPQRDEEGFQSIGDLGWLDDDGFLYLGGRRDDVINTGGVKVHPETVEAALLQHPDVTDAVVFGMPDRDWGERVVACVVLHAEVTSEVLQGFCAARLAPAQVPKVVRICDALPRDGFGKIRRKAMQAAFS, encoded by the coding sequence ATGTCGGATGCGTTGCCCGACAACCGGATCAGTTACGGCGCCCGGCTGCGCCAGCTTGCCGCCATGCGGGGCGGGGCAGAGGCCGTGCGCTTTCTGCCCGCCGGGGGCGATGCCGTCTCTCTGAGTTGGGCGGCGCTGGATTTGTTGGTGGACCGCTACGCACGCGGCCTCATGGCGCGCGGGGTGGGGCAGGGCGATGTGGTCGCCTTTGCGCTTGGCAACGTGCCGGCGCATCTGGCGCTGGCGCTTGCGGTCTGGCGGGTGGGGGCAACGACGATGGTTCTGGATTCGGGAATGAACCCGGCCACCGTTGCGGCGATGAAGGCGCGCAGCGGCGCGCGGCTGGTGATTGGCGCAACGCCGGGGGCAGGGGATCTGGACATTGAGGCCTTTGAGGCCGAATCCGCTGCGCTGCCCGAAACGCCCGTCCCTGATCGCACAGCTTGCCCCGGCAAGATCGTGTTGTCAGGCGGCTCGACTGGCCTACCCAAGATGATGGCGGACGATCTGCCCTTTGTCCGGACGCCCGGTGCAAGCTGGGGACGTATCGCGCCCAGACTTGGCTTTCGCTGTGATCAGACACAGCTGGTCTGTGGAGCGATGTCGCACAATGCGCCCTTCACCTGGGCGCAGAATGGGTTGTTTGAGGGCAACCGGCTTGTTCTCATGGAGCGGTTCGACGCGGCCCGTGCACTGCGGGCGATCGACACGCACCGCGTTGGTTTTGCCATGCTGGTGCCGACGATGATGGTGCGGATGCTGGATGCGCTTCCCGGCAGCGGCGCGACCCTGAACAGTTTGCACGCGCTCTATCACACAGGCGCGCCCTGTGCGTCCTGGCTGAAACAGGCCTGGATCGACGTGCTAGGGCCGGACCGCGTGACCGAGATGTACGGTTCGGGCGAGAATACCGGACAGACCACGATCACCGGCGCGGAATGGCTGACGCATCGCGGCTCGGTCGGGCGTGGGTTCGAGACAGCAATCCGCATCTACGGCCCAGAGGGGGCGCCGCAACCTGCAGGGGCAGCGGGCGAAATCTTCATGCGGCCCGATGATCTGGGCGGGCGGGCGCGCTACCGTGGCCCCGATGCGCCGGAACCGCAGCGCGACGAGGAGGGATTTCAAAGCATCGGTGATCTTGGATGGTTGGACGACGATGGTTTTCTGTATCTAGGCGGACGGCGGGACGACGTTATCAACACCGGTGGGGTCAAGGTGCACCCCGAGACTGTCGAGGCGGCGCTGCTGCAGCATCCGGATGTCACCGATGCCGTGGTCTTTGGCATGCCGGACCGCGACTGGGGCGAAAGGGTCGTGGCCTGCGTGGTTCTGCACGCCGAGGTGACGTCAGAGGTGCTACAGGGCTTTTGCGCCGCGCGTCTGGCCCCGGCACAAGTGCCGAAAGTTGTGCGGATCTGTGACGCTCTGCCGCGGGATGGCTTTGGCAAGATCCGGCGCAAGGCGATGCAGGCGGCCTTTTCCTGA
- a CDS encoding TRAP transporter small permease, whose translation MVRLLERLCLVLRRVVSGAVILLFSVMMTAVLMQVGGRYVFNYSIAQAAEIATFCQIWLVLLGGGVAVARGQHVAIDMVPAALPLPAARVALVAIAAVGMAFLATLAWGSLPLIRMGEFQTSPSLRMPMKYMYFCLPAGAAYMGLELLLSVLQRWDDPFPPPVPEDAEEAL comes from the coding sequence ATGGTCCGTCTTCTGGAACGTCTCTGCCTCGTGCTGCGCCGCGTCGTGTCGGGTGCGGTGATCCTGCTGTTTTCGGTGATGATGACGGCGGTTCTGATGCAGGTCGGCGGGCGATATGTGTTCAATTACTCCATCGCCCAGGCGGCCGAGATCGCCACTTTCTGCCAGATCTGGCTGGTGCTTTTGGGCGGCGGCGTGGCCGTGGCGAGGGGGCAGCACGTCGCCATCGATATGGTGCCCGCGGCCCTACCGTTGCCCGCAGCGCGGGTGGCACTGGTTGCCATCGCGGCGGTCGGCATGGCCTTTCTGGCGACGCTGGCCTGGGGCAGTCTCCCGCTGATCCGAATGGGGGAATTCCAGACATCTCCGTCGCTGCGGATGCCGATGAAATATATGTACTTCTGCCTGCCTGCGGGTGCTGCCTACATGGGGCTTGAATTGCTGTTGTCTGTGCTGCAGCGCTGGGACGATCCGTTTCCACCGCCCGTCCCCGAAGACGCCGAGGAGGCACTCTGA
- a CDS encoding dihydrodipicolinate synthase family protein, which translates to MTFRGSYTVCVTPFDAEGRVDLATLRSYVDWQIAEGVHGLIPLGSTGEFLSLTREERSAVAEAVISQAAGRVPVLIGTAAEWTDEAVSLSREAEGLGADGVMLVPPYYSSPTDAELIVHFTRVAEALSIPVMLYNNPFTANVDLSAALVGRLSEVDNISYIKDTSKNVHRVTELLEACKGRMTVFAGYYPWESYLAGAEGYSSVMSNIAPKLSAETFERTVDGSGEGRDLYLRSLPLINALAGDLYVSATKAAMAMVGHSAGQPRPPRLPLPADRQADLRTVLGTLGLIAEA; encoded by the coding sequence ATGACCTTTAGAGGGAGCTACACCGTCTGCGTGACCCCGTTCGACGCCGAAGGACGCGTCGATCTTGCGACGTTGCGGTCCTATGTGGACTGGCAGATTGCCGAGGGCGTGCACGGGCTGATCCCCTTGGGCTCGACCGGTGAATTCCTGTCGCTGACCCGCGAAGAGCGTAGTGCCGTGGCCGAAGCCGTCATCAGCCAGGCTGCGGGCCGGGTGCCCGTTCTGATCGGCACCGCCGCCGAATGGACCGACGAGGCCGTGTCGCTCAGCCGCGAGGCAGAGGGGCTGGGCGCCGATGGCGTGATGTTGGTGCCTCCCTATTATTCCTCGCCGACCGACGCGGAACTGATCGTGCATTTCACACGCGTAGCCGAGGCGCTGAGCATCCCGGTGATGCTGTACAACAACCCGTTCACTGCGAACGTGGACCTCTCCGCCGCTTTGGTCGGGCGGTTGTCCGAGGTCGACAACATTTCCTACATCAAGGACACATCGAAGAATGTGCACCGGGTCACCGAACTGCTCGAGGCGTGCAAGGGGCGGATGACGGTCTTTGCCGGCTATTACCCCTGGGAAAGCTACCTTGCGGGGGCCGAGGGCTATTCCTCGGTCATGTCGAACATCGCGCCAAAGCTATCCGCCGAGACCTTTGAGCGGACGGTCGACGGCTCTGGAGAGGGCCGCGACCTTTACCTCAGAAGCCTGCCGTTGATCAACGCCCTCGCGGGCGACCTCTACGTGTCCGCGACCAAGGCCGCGATGGCGATGGTGGGGCATTCGGCGGGCCAGCCCCGTCCGCCGCGCCTGCCGCTGCCTGCGGACAGGCAGGCGGACCTGCGGACCGTTTTGGGCACTCTCGGGCTAATCGCTGAGGCCTGA
- a CDS encoding TRAP transporter large permease yields the protein MLVIALSFVFLLVLGVPVVFVLGASAVIALVTTTDVPVAIVSQRVFAGLNSFTLMAIPFFVFAGVIMDAGGISRRIVDFASALIGWMVGSLYQVSCVAAAGLAAISGSGSADTAAISAIMQPQLRRRGYDVDFGAALIACAGSIAQVIPPSLTMVILAVVSNVSIGALFIAGVLPGLLCIVMLMIVAYLQARKGGEVYRETEPFTIARLRRTGWAALPAAGMPVLILGGILGGVFTPTEAAAVSGFYGLLVGLFVYGDLKVRQLPNLILRTASLSAAVMLIIGTAAVFSWLIANANVPKMLGEWITSVSTSQLVFLIIANLLFLFVGMFLETIAAILIIVPVLAPIAAQMGVDPIHFSLLVILNCAIGTVTPPYGVSLFVASSVAGRPVLAVSRRLVWPLAGLFTILIAVTFIPDLSLFLPRLVGLID from the coding sequence ATGCTGGTTATCGCTCTCTCCTTTGTCTTCCTGCTTGTCCTGGGTGTGCCCGTGGTGTTTGTTCTGGGCGCCTCGGCGGTCATTGCGCTGGTGACGACGACCGACGTGCCCGTGGCCATCGTCAGTCAGCGGGTCTTTGCGGGGCTGAATTCTTTCACGCTGATGGCGATTCCGTTCTTTGTCTTTGCGGGCGTGATCATGGATGCGGGCGGGATATCGCGCCGGATCGTCGATTTCGCATCGGCGTTGATCGGCTGGATGGTGGGGAGCCTCTATCAGGTGTCCTGTGTGGCCGCTGCCGGTCTTGCCGCGATTTCCGGGTCGGGATCGGCGGACACCGCAGCAATCTCGGCCATCATGCAGCCGCAGCTGCGCCGCCGGGGGTATGACGTGGATTTTGGGGCGGCGCTGATCGCCTGCGCCGGGTCCATCGCACAGGTGATCCCGCCAAGCCTGACCATGGTCATCCTTGCCGTGGTATCCAACGTGTCGATCGGCGCGCTGTTCATCGCCGGAGTGCTGCCGGGGCTGCTGTGCATCGTCATGCTGATGATCGTAGCCTACCTTCAGGCCCGCAAGGGCGGCGAGGTTTACCGCGAAACCGAGCCGTTCACCATTGCACGCCTGCGCCGCACCGGCTGGGCGGCCCTGCCTGCCGCCGGAATGCCGGTGCTGATTCTCGGCGGCATCCTCGGCGGGGTGTTCACACCGACCGAGGCCGCCGCCGTCTCGGGTTTTTACGGGCTGCTCGTCGGGCTGTTCGTCTATGGCGATCTCAAGGTGCGCCAACTGCCCAATCTGATCCTGCGCACCGCGTCACTGTCGGCGGCCGTCATGCTGATCATCGGCACAGCCGCGGTGTTTTCCTGGCTCATCGCCAATGCCAATGTGCCCAAGATGCTGGGCGAATGGATCACCAGTGTGTCCACCTCGCAGCTTGTGTTCCTGATCATCGCCAACCTGCTGTTCCTGTTCGTCGGCATGTTTCTGGAAACCATCGCAGCGATCCTGATCATCGTGCCGGTGCTTGCGCCCATCGCCGCGCAGATGGGGGTGGACCCGATCCACTTTTCGCTGCTTGTGATCCTGAACTGCGCCATCGGCACGGTCACACCGCCCTATGGTGTGTCGCTATTCGTCGCCTCCAGCGTGGCCGGGCGACCAGTGCTGGCTGTCTCGCGGCGATTGGTCTGGCCGCTTGCCGGACTGTTCACGATCCTCATCGCCGTTACCTTCATCCCTGACCTGTCGCTGTTCCTGCCGCGTCTTGTCGGGCTTATCGACTGA
- a CDS encoding DUF3830 family protein — protein MLKITIAGIVFDAQFEEDKAPKTVAAFRAQLPYTSKVVHVRWSGEGVWIPLGETDFGVDYENHTSFPAPGQFILYPGGISETEILLAYGGVHFASKMGQLAGNHFITLTSNLDALAEIGPKVLWEGAQEIHFEEV, from the coding sequence ATGCTCAAGATCACCATCGCCGGAATCGTGTTCGACGCGCAGTTCGAAGAAGACAAGGCGCCCAAAACTGTCGCTGCCTTCCGCGCGCAGTTGCCCTACACCAGCAAGGTCGTTCACGTCCGCTGGAGCGGCGAAGGCGTCTGGATCCCGCTGGGCGAAACGGATTTCGGCGTTGACTACGAGAACCACACTAGCTTTCCCGCGCCGGGGCAGTTCATCCTCTATCCCGGCGGCATTTCCGAAACCGAGATCCTGCTGGCCTATGGCGGGGTTCATTTTGCCTCCAAGATGGGGCAGCTTGCGGGCAATCATTTCATTACGCTGACCTCGAATCTGGACGCTCTGGCCGAGATCGGGCCGAAGGTGCTCTGGGAGGGTGCGCAGGAAATCCACTTCGAAGAGGTCTGA
- a CDS encoding IS3 family transposase gives MAKRNAVVHPCEAHGVSQRRACDVLQIDRSSVRYLSRRCDDAELRDAIKRVSRERRRFGCRRIHVMIAREGFEVNHKKVRRIYRAEKLQVPSA, from the coding sequence GTGGCAAAGCGGAATGCGGTGGTTCACCCGTGCGAAGCGCACGGTGTGAGCCAGCGACGGGCGTGTGATGTGCTGCAGATTGATCGGTCATCGGTGCGGTATCTGTCGCGTCGTTGTGATGATGCCGAACTGCGAGATGCAATCAAGCGCGTGTCTCGTGAACGGCGTCGGTTTGGTTGCCGCCGTATCCATGTGATGATTGCGCGGGAGGGCTTTGAGGTGAACCACAAGAAGGTCAGGCGCATCTATCGCGCGGAGAAGCTGCAGGTGCCGTCGGCTTGA
- a CDS encoding IS3 family transposase (programmed frameshift): MAPRYSDEFRRDAVRIATSSGLTRPQIASDLGVGVSTLNKWVQHHQNDDLMSGPHEDVEKENARLRKENRLLREEREVLKKGDDLLRRPKGVRFAFIDTWKKIWPIEFLCRVLRVTSRGFRAWKIRPISRSQRDDMVLLAHIREQHRLSLQSYGRPRMTEELRDLGLVVGHRRVGRLMRENAIKVIRTRKHKVTTNSNHAFNVAPNFLDQDFSADGPNQKWAGDISYIWTSEGWLYLAVIIDLYSRRVIGWAVSNRMKRDLAIKALDMAVGLRKPPKGCIHHTDRGSQYCSGDYQKSLKQHGFLVSMSGKGNCYDNSMVETFFKSLKAELIWRQKWATRRQAEGAIFQYINGFYNPRRRHSSLGGKSPLAFERRPPNMS, translated from the exons TTGGCACCAAGATACAGCGACGAGTTCAGACGTGATGCGGTTCGCATTGCAACAAGCAGTGGACTGACGCGACCTCAGATTGCGTCTGATTTAGGGGTTGGTGTTTCGACACTGAACAAGTGGGTTCAACACCATCAGAATGATGACCTGATGTCCGGCCCGCATGAGGATGTGGAGAAGGAGAACGCCCGCCTTCGCAAAGAGAACCGGCTACTCCGCGAGGAGAGGGAAGTGTTAAAGA AAGGCGACGATCTTCTTCGCAGGCCAAAAGGCGTGAGGTTTGCCTTTATCGACACCTGGAAGAAGATCTGGCCCATTGAGTTTCTATGCCGCGTTTTGCGGGTAACTTCCCGTGGGTTTCGCGCCTGGAAGATCCGCCCTATCAGCCGAAGCCAGCGAGATGACATGGTGCTGTTGGCCCATATCAGAGAACAACACCGCCTTAGCCTGCAAAGCTACGGCCGACCTCGCATGACGGAGGAACTGCGCGATCTCGGTCTTGTTGTCGGGCACCGCCGGGTAGGCCGGTTGATGCGTGAGAACGCGATCAAGGTTATTCGAACCCGTAAACATAAAGTCACGACTAACAGCAATCACGCCTTCAATGTCGCCCCCAACTTTCTTGATCAGGACTTCTCTGCTGATGGCCCAAACCAAAAATGGGCAGGGGACATTTCCTACATCTGGACGAGCGAGGGATGGCTGTATTTGGCCGTGATCATCGATCTTTACTCCCGCCGGGTCATTGGCTGGGCGGTCAGTAACCGGATGAAGCGGGACCTGGCCATCAAGGCATTAGACATGGCAGTAGGGCTGCGAAAGCCACCCAAAGGCTGTATCCATCATACGGATCGTGGCTCTCAATACTGTTCAGGTGACTATCAGAAAAGTCTGAAGCAGCATGGATTTCTGGTCTCAATGAGCGGCAAGGGAAATTGTTATGACAATTCCATGGTCGAGACCTTCTTCAAATCTCTGAAAGCCGAACTGATCTGGCGTCAGAAATGGGCGACCCGCAGACAAGCAGAAGGAGCAATATTCCAATACATCAATGGGTTCTACAACCCGCGAAGACGGCATTCATCCCTTGGCGGGAAAAGTCCCTTGGCTTTCGAGAGACGGCCTCCTAACATGAGCTGA
- a CDS encoding tautomerase family protein, whose translation MPFIEVTDHGPSEQIREVASRHMTDGLCQAFAIKPEIVTVYYNSMGHYSYAHAGKYGKYAENIRIFIKVHAFPRGAELKADAAQRITDAVVAAYGASPKDVIVYFFDTAPADAFHGGTASG comes from the coding sequence ATGCCCTTCATTGAGGTCACCGACCACGGACCCAGCGAACAAATACGGGAGGTTGCGAGCCGCCACATGACTGATGGTCTCTGTCAGGCCTTCGCGATCAAGCCCGAAATCGTCACTGTCTATTATAATTCCATGGGTCACTATTCCTACGCACATGCCGGAAAATACGGCAAATACGCTGAAAATATACGCATCTTTATAAAGGTTCATGCCTTTCCGCGCGGCGCTGAGCTAAAGGCAGACGCAGCTCAGCGCATCACCGACGCGGTGGTCGCGGCCTATGGCGCATCGCCAAAGGATGTCATCGTCTACTTTTTCGACACGGCCCCGGCCGACGCCTTTCACGGCGGGACAGCCTCGGGTTGA
- a CDS encoding amidohydrolase family protein produces MSLRYGEPAMGLVLDRASATLALSGSALALSIIIAVPLGILAAAFRGTVLDSISLVISLVGQPPGLHAGRAGNVAQRLHTLDSHALLARDAFSMTAHEGAKVLGWDDEIGRLAPGFQADLVMLDLRHPVAGPQLPLSQRA; encoded by the coding sequence ATGTCCCTGCGCTATGGTGAACCGGCCATGGGTCTGGTGCTTGACCGGGCTTCGGCGACGCTTGCCCTCAGCGGCAGCGCGTTGGCTTTGTCGATCATTATCGCGGTGCCCCTTGGCATCCTTGCTGCGGCGTTTCGCGGTACGGTGCTGGATAGCATCAGCCTTGTGATATCGCTCGTCGGGCAACCGCCGGGGTTGCACGCTGGCCGTGCTGGAAATGTTGCGCAACGGCTGCACACGCTGGACAGTCACGCCCTGTTGGCCAGAGATGCCTTTTCCATGACCGCCCACGAGGGCGCCAAGGTGCTGGGCTGGGACGATGAAATTGGCCGCCTCGCCCCCGGATTTCAGGCTGACCTTGTGATGCTAGACCTGCGCCACCCTGTCGCCGGTCCGCAGCTGCCGCTGTCACAGCGCGCTTGA
- a CDS encoding site-specific integrase — MAALSGKLTRKLVENLGPGRHGDGNGLYLVVDPSGARRWIVRVVVKGQKNKKGAPLRTDFGLGGADIVTLHQARDRALEYRRMAKQGLNPRFNARQDIPTLEEVAQQVHIDRMPTWKNAKHGQQWINTLRDYAFPKIGRMPVDSVGQPEVLMCLSPIWTDKHETAKRLAQRIKTVLDVARSKGLRSGENPVTAIKEARALPVVKAKPKHHGAMRWQDVPVLYADLATRKAMAAKALMFTCLTGSRTGEVLGMRWSEVDIDSLLWTCPAERMKMGEDHRIPLTDAMLAIIEPLRELQSEYVFEGQKRHKPLSNMSMLMLLRRMEVEGVTVHGFRSTFRDWASEQANVPREVAELSLANKVGSNVERAYARSDLLEKRRSLMERWSRFIAGSDGIVVRLHQVGDPQ; from the coding sequence ATGGCGGCGCTATCGGGAAAGCTGACACGGAAGCTGGTCGAGAATCTTGGGCCGGGGCGGCATGGCGACGGGAACGGGCTTTATCTCGTAGTCGATCCGTCAGGGGCGCGGCGCTGGATCGTACGGGTGGTGGTCAAAGGGCAGAAGAACAAGAAGGGTGCGCCGCTGCGGACGGACTTTGGTCTGGGCGGTGCGGATATCGTCACTTTGCATCAGGCGCGGGACCGGGCGCTGGAATATCGGCGCATGGCCAAGCAGGGGCTGAACCCGCGTTTCAACGCACGGCAGGACATCCCGACCTTGGAGGAAGTGGCGCAACAGGTCCATATCGACCGGATGCCCACGTGGAAGAACGCCAAGCATGGTCAGCAATGGATCAACACCCTGCGCGACTATGCTTTCCCCAAGATCGGGCGGATGCCGGTCGACAGTGTTGGCCAGCCGGAAGTCCTGATGTGCCTGTCCCCGATCTGGACGGACAAGCACGAAACTGCCAAGCGGTTGGCGCAACGGATCAAGACAGTGCTGGACGTGGCGCGATCCAAGGGACTTCGGTCTGGCGAAAACCCCGTGACGGCGATCAAGGAAGCGCGGGCGTTGCCCGTCGTCAAGGCAAAGCCAAAGCACCACGGCGCGATGCGTTGGCAAGACGTGCCTGTGCTTTATGCCGATCTGGCGACGCGGAAGGCGATGGCGGCAAAGGCGCTGATGTTCACCTGCCTGACCGGATCGCGCACGGGTGAGGTGCTGGGGATGCGCTGGTCAGAGGTCGACATTGACTCGCTCCTCTGGACCTGTCCGGCAGAGCGGATGAAGATGGGCGAAGATCACCGGATTCCGCTAACCGACGCAATGCTGGCAATCATCGAACCGCTGCGGGAGCTACAGTCGGAGTATGTCTTCGAGGGGCAGAAACGGCACAAACCTCTGTCCAATATGTCGATGCTGATGCTTTTGCGACGGATGGAGGTCGAGGGCGTCACAGTCCACGGCTTCCGCTCGACTTTCCGCGATTGGGCCTCTGAACAAGCCAATGTGCCGCGCGAAGTGGCGGAACTGAGTTTGGCGAACAAGGTCGGGTCGAACGTGGAACGGGCCTATGCGCGGTCTGATCTGCTTGAAAAGCGGCGCAGTTTGATGGAGCGGTGGTCACGATTCATAGCAGGATCGGACGGGATCGTTGTTCGGCTGCATCAGGTGGGCGATCCGCAGTAA
- a CDS encoding IS3 family transposase (programmed frameshift), producing MKASKFTDAQKAFIVKQGNEGTTVAEICRKSGISPATYFNWKKKYEGLMPSEMRRLRDLEDENNRLKRIVADLTLDREMLQDVIKRKPLRPDRKRELVDGMRSDWRVSIRKACGALRFDCSTYHYKSRRTDPAALKKRIKEICETRVRYGYRRVHFVLQREGWPVNAKKTYRIYKEMGLQLRNKTPKRRVKAKLRDARTEAVKNNDVWAMDFVHDQLATGRKLRVLTVVDTFSRYVPILDVRFNYRGEDVVKSLDLACAKIGYPKTIRVDNGPEFISRDLDLWAYHRGVVLDFSRPGKPTDNAFIEAFNGKFRQECLNAHWFLSLADAAEKVETWRRYYNEERPHSAIGNKSPIMLVKSEGETSPPI from the exons ATGAAAGCATCCAAATTCACGGACGCCCAAAAGGCGTTTATTGTTAAGCAAGGTAATGAGGGCACGACGGTTGCGGAGATTTGCCGCAAGTCCGGGATAAGTCCGGCGACGTATTTCAACTGGAAGAAAAAGTATGAGGGGCTGATGCCGTCAGAGATGCGCCGGTTGCGTGATCTGGAAGACGAGAACAACCGTTTGAAACGGATTGTCGCTGATCTGACGTTGGATCGTGAGATGTTGCAGGACGTTATCAAGCGAAAGC CTCTAAGGCCGGATCGAAAGCGTGAGCTTGTCGATGGGATGCGGTCTGATTGGCGTGTGTCGATCCGAAAGGCATGTGGTGCTTTGCGGTTTGATTGCTCGACCTATCATTACAAATCCCGCCGCACCGATCCGGCCGCGTTGAAAAAGCGCATTAAGGAGATTTGTGAGACACGCGTTCGATATGGATATCGGCGCGTCCATTTTGTGTTGCAGCGTGAGGGTTGGCCAGTGAACGCTAAAAAAACATATCGTATTTACAAGGAGATGGGTCTTCAACTGCGCAACAAGACACCGAAACGTCGCGTGAAAGCGAAGCTGCGGGATGCTCGCACAGAAGCTGTGAAGAATAACGACGTCTGGGCAATGGATTTTGTGCATGATCAACTCGCCACAGGCCGCAAATTGCGCGTTTTGACCGTCGTCGATACGTTCTCGCGCTATGTGCCAATTCTAGACGTAAGGTTCAATTATCGCGGTGAGGATGTGGTTAAATCTCTTGATCTGGCTTGTGCCAAGATTGGGTATCCTAAGACCATTCGAGTCGATAATGGGCCGGAATTTATCTCTCGGGATCTGGATCTGTGGGCTTATCATCGGGGCGTGGTTTTGGATTTTAGCAGGCCAGGAAAACCGACAGACAACGCCTTCATCGAGGCCTTCAACGGTAAGTTTCGCCAGGAATGTTTGAACGCGCATTGGTTCTTGAGCCTTGCGGATGCGGCAGAAAAGGTGGAGACTTGGCGTAGATACTACAACGAAGAACGGCCCCACAGCGCGATCGGAAACAAGTCACCGATCATGCTCGTAAAATCAGAAGGTGAAACCAGCCCACCGATCTGA
- a CDS encoding TRAP transporter substrate-binding protein, translating into MKLTNLTLCFALGAAALAAPAHAQDITLKASHNANADEPYGVGMRKMAEILGEKSGGVATIEVYDNATLGDEMESIQGTQIGTVDIAVTANSTLSNFVPDLSVFSLPFLFTDAAQMDRALSDPAVIKEIQTALDGQGFHLLAIFSAGTRHIMTKKPIETMEDMAGLKIRTMQNPAHVDAFTAFGANPTPLAYTELYGALETGVVDGAEAANTNFYSQKFYEVAPDWAVIGWLELVAPVIMGKAAFDALPEDVQTALDAAGMEAGKIQRKAYLDSDNARFADLEKVGVTITRPDDTPFREAAAAVQQKYLETDAQKTIFELLKSVE; encoded by the coding sequence ATGAAACTTACCAATCTGACCCTTTGCTTTGCGCTGGGTGCGGCTGCACTGGCAGCCCCGGCCCACGCGCAGGACATCACGCTCAAGGCGAGCCACAATGCCAATGCGGACGAACCTTATGGTGTCGGCATGCGCAAGATGGCGGAAATCCTCGGAGAGAAATCCGGCGGCGTCGCCACCATCGAAGTTTATGACAATGCCACGCTGGGCGACGAGATGGAGAGCATCCAGGGCACGCAGATCGGCACCGTGGATATCGCGGTGACGGCAAATTCGACCCTGTCGAACTTTGTACCGGATCTGTCGGTGTTTTCGCTGCCGTTCCTGTTCACCGATGCCGCGCAAATGGACCGCGCGCTAAGCGACCCGGCGGTGATCAAAGAAATCCAGACCGCGCTGGACGGGCAAGGCTTTCATCTGCTGGCGATCTTTTCGGCGGGCACCCGCCACATCATGACTAAGAAGCCGATCGAGACGATGGAGGACATGGCCGGCCTCAAGATCCGCACCATGCAGAACCCGGCGCATGTGGACGCCTTTACCGCCTTTGGCGCGAACCCGACCCCGCTGGCCTATACCGAGCTTTACGGCGCGCTGGAGACTGGCGTTGTGGACGGCGCGGAAGCGGCCAACACCAACTTTTATTCGCAGAAGTTTTACGAGGTCGCGCCCGACTGGGCGGTGATCGGCTGGCTGGAACTGGTCGCCCCGGTGATCATGGGCAAGGCAGCCTTTGACGCCCTGCCGGAAGACGTGCAGACCGCACTTGACGCAGCCGGGATGGAAGCGGGCAAGATCCAGCGCAAGGCTTACCTCGATAGCGACAATGCGCGCTTTGCCGATCTGGAAAAGGTCGGGGTCACAATCACGCGTCCCGACGACACGCCGTTCCGCGAAGCCGCAGCTGCCGTCCAGCAGAAGTATCTGGAAACCGACGCGCAGAAGACGATCTTTGAGCTTTTGAAATCCGTCGAGTGA